GTTCGTTTTTTAAGATTAAATAAATTCGAAGATTTAAACTTAATTAGTAGAAAAACAGCTTGTGTCGTAATTGAAACCATTCAAGGTGATGCAGGAGTTCGAATTCCTGAGAGGAAATTTTTAGAAGCATTGCGTAAAAAATGCAATGAAACAGGTACTTTGCTAATTATGGATGAGATTCAATCTGGAATTGGAAGGACGGGGAAGCTTTTTGCATTCGAACATTTTGGAGTTGAACCAGATATTTTATGCACTGCGAAAGCGCTAGGAGGCGGATTACCACTAGGCGCTTTTATTGCAGATAAAAATCATATGGATTTATTTACCAAGCAACCAATGCTAGGGCACATCAACACCTTTGGTGGAAACCCAATGAGTTGTGCAGCAGCTGCTGCTACCCTAGAAGTCATCTTAGAAGGTAATTTCTTGAATGAAGTGGAAAGGAAAGGTGAGAAAATTGAAAATTTAATAAATCATCCATCAATAGTAGAAATAAGGAGAAAAGGGATGATGTTTGCCTTTGAATTTGAAACTGAAGAAATTGTAGGTAGGATTGTTGAAAACTGCCTGGAAAATGGTGTTATCTGTTTTTGGTTTCTTTCGTGCCCAAACAGCTTTAGAATTGCTCCTCCCCTAACAATAAATGACGAGGAAATTGAAAAAGCCTGCAAGGTCATTAATGAGGCTATTGAGAAAGCCGTAAAGCTGATTAATAATGATCAGTCATAATTATTGTAATTGGTAAGAGAATATGGCAGCTTTTCATCTCTTAAAAAAAATAGACGCTAATCAGTTATCTAAATTAATAGATAGTTTTCAAAAGGAACACGTGAATGTTAACTATCAACCTTCAAGGCATTTACTTGAATTTTCGGAAGGAGAAGAGTTATCTGTTCGACTACCGTTTTTCATCAAATACGAACACCATAAAATAATACCCTCTAATTTTCTTATCGTCTTGATTCACTCGGGGGAAGCTGCCCTGGCTTATTCTGAGGAAGATCAAATTACAGAACATAAGATGGTCAAAGCTTATATGGTAAGACAAAAGCAAGGAAAGAGTCAGATTAAACACCTTAAAACTAAAGGGAAATCTAAAGCGGGTTCTCGAGTTAGATTAGCAGGCACCGACCATTTTTTTGAGGAAATAAATGAAAAAATATCAGAATGGAATGAGTATTATGATATTGATAAAATCGCTATAAGTTGCAATAAAACGCTACAGCCTTATTTCTTCAATAGAAGTGATGCCGCACTAAAAAAAGATGATAACAGGATAATCAAAATTCCTAAACATATACAAGAGGCAAATTTCGAAAACTTAACATCTATTCACAAATATCTAATATCAACGGAGTTGAATTTTGAAAACTCTGAAAAGGATTTTATAAAGGAATTGGTTTTAAATATAACAAATGAGTAAAAAAATAAACTGGAGAAAGGAAGCAATTAGCTGGGGAGTAATGATTGCCATTTTTGGAACACTTTACATCACAGGCTGGCATGCACCTGTTATGGGGAAAATACAATCTTGGCTTTTAGCCACGCATCTGATTACGCCATCAATAGAAAACATAGAAATTGAATCTTTTAATTTTGATGGCGAATTAATTACTCCTAATGGCGAAAGAATTTCTTATGCGCAATTACAGAACAAAACCATTTTCATTAATTATTGGGCTACTTGGTGTCCACCTTGCTTGGGTGAAATGCCCCATATAGAAAAACTATATCAACAGCTTAAAGATAATCATGATATTGCGTTTTTAATGATTTCAAAGGACAATGATTTTAATAAAGCAATAAAATTTAAAGAAAAAAAAGAGTATGAATTACCCATCTATCAGGAATTGAGAAGCCCAGTACAATTACAGTCTCAAACCCTCCCTACGACCTTTGTGATTAAACAGGGAAAAATCGTCTTCCGAAAAGAAGGTATGAGTAATTTTAATACTGAGGAATTCAGAGATTTCTTAAGCAAAAACTAGAATCTTTAGCTCAATGAATTTTTGCAAAACCAAATTGGTTTATTAGGTATAAACATCTTATTTTAGGTGAATTATTTAAAATCTTTAAAATCGATTCCATGAGCTGGTTACGAAAAATTGGTTTCTTCAGTGCTTTTATCATTCCTACCTTAACCATAGTAGGATTCTACTTTGGTGGAATTGCTAATTTATCTGCATTAATTTTCGTTTATGCGTTGATACCTTCCATTGATGCAGCTGTTGGAAGAGATTACAATAATATTCCCAAGGAAGCTGTAAAGAGTGTTTCCAATGATTTCTATTACAGATTTATCACCTATTGCTGGACATACTTTCAATTGGCATTTTTGCTTTGGGCTGTATGGGTTGTTTCAACTAATCAATTAACAGTATTTGAAGCAATTACATTCACTATTGCAGTTTCCTTATCTACGGGAGGAATAGGGATAACAGTTGCTCATGAGTTAGGGCATAAAAAGTCAAAATTAGAGAAGTTTTATAGCAAAGTGCTATTAATGAGTGTTAGTTATATGCATTTTTATATCGAGCACAATAAAGGTCATCACCTGCGTGTTTCCACACACGAGGACCCTGCAACCAGCAGAGAAAATGAAAGCTTTTATGCATTTTGGTGGCGCTCTGTAAGTCAAGGTTATTTAAGTGCCTGGGAAATAGAAAACAAGCGATTAGAAAGAAAGAATAAACCCAAATTCTCCATTCATAATCAGATGATATGGTTTACACTTTTGCCTTTCATTTTTGCTTTTAGCTTAACTTTGGGTGTAAGCATCATAATAGGAGCGTTCACCTGGATTCCATTTGCATTCTTTTTTGCACAAAGCTTTCTGGCATTTTCCTTATTAGAGGCTGTCAATTATGTTGAACATTATGGGTTAAGAAGAAAAAAACTAGATGATCAGCGCTATGAAAGAGTAGCTCCGCATCATTCTTGGAATGCCAATCATATGGTGAGTAATTTCTTTCTTTTCCAGCTTCAAAGACACTCAGACCATCATTTTAATGCCATCAAACGATATCAAGTTTTGGACAATTATGAAAGTGCTCCACAACTGCCAGCAGGATATCCAACAATGATTCTTCTGGCACATTTCCCTCCATTATGGTTTAAAGTGATGAATCCAAAATTGCAAAAATGGAATAATCTAAAATCGACAACTTCCTAATTAAAACTTGTTAAGGCCTATCGAATACATGTGATTAGCATTCTCAAACATCATTTTGGATTACCTTTTAACTGAGTCGACAATATGACCACACCTAGCGCCATTAAGGCGATAAACAAAAAAGATGCTTGTAAATTTAGCCAATCTGCCAAATATCCGATTAAAGGAGGTGCCAATAAAAATCCAAAAAAGCCCATTGTGGAAACGGCCGCTAAAGCCACACTAGAGCTCATAGATTTAGATTTTCCAGCAAGACTAAACACCAAGGGGACAACTGAGGACACTCCTGCGCCCACAATAAAAAAGGCCAATAAGGAAACGATTTTGCCTGGAAACAAAATCAAAATCAATAGTCCGCTGAAATTCAGAAGGCCACTAAAAAAGATAATTCTTTTCACGCCAAATTTAGTAGTGAAATAATCGGCAACAAATCTAACCCCTGCCATACTAATCATGAAAAACATATAGGCTAACCCTAATATATCTTTCGGTGCATTCACCACTTTTTTATAGTACACTCCACTCCAATCAAACATGGTCCCTTCGCACATCATAGAGCAAAAGGCAATTATCCCTAAAAGCAATAATGACCTATCAGGAATGGCAAAAATCGGCTTATCCTCGCTCTCGTCTAAGTCTGATTTAATTAGATACTTAAAACTAATAATTGCGGCAATAATGCTAGCACTGAAAATTAAGATGTAATGATATTTCAATAAGATTTCCTTACCTATCATAAATGCACCTACAATTGCACCAAAGAAGCCGGCTAAACTCCACATTCCATGAAAACTAGCCATTATATTCTTTTTATACTCTTTTTCTAAACTGACGGCTTGTGTATTGATTGCAATATTTACCATATTACCCATTAAGCCGAAAAGAAATAAAACAAATCCTAAGATGAATATATTTTCAGATATTGCTATGGCGACTAAGGACAGTAAATAAAGAATAATTGATAATCGTGCAACTAAAAAACTATTCCATTTTGCTACTAAAAAGCCCGCTACAGGAAGTGAAATGAATGAACCTATAGGTAACATGAGAAGGAGTGTACCCAATTCAGCTTCACTTAATGAAAATTTTTCTTGAATAGTGGGGATTCGAGATGCCCAACTAGCGAAGGTAAGTCCGTAACAAAAAAATATAGTGCTAATTGCCCATCGTGATTTTACCAATAGACTTTGCGGAAAATGAGCCATTCGTGAAATGATTTTCGAATAGAATTCAAATTTAGCGAGGAATTATTCCTAATAATACCATTTTGACCTGCCTCTCCTCAACATTTTTCTCACATCACGTATAAATGCTAAGGCTAAATATATTAATATTGGGGAGCCAAATGTTAAAAAGGAGGAATAAATAAAAAATATTCTAATATGAGAAGTAGGAAGATCCATCATTTCACCCAGTCGGGTGCAAACGCCAAATGCCTGATTTTCGATGAATTGTTGAACTTTTTTCATAATATCCCTTGAATTTAAACAAATAAGGCAAATGCCTCGTTAATTATTCGATAAAAGTAGAAATCTTTTCTTAAATTTACTAAATACATTGGAATAGTTCCAATATAAATATAATTTCGCATTAACTTCCAAACATAATCAAATAATGAATCAAATGAGACAATTATTTTACGCAGCTGTTCTTTTAGGAACAATGACTTTTTCAGGTTGTGCATTAAATAAGATGATGCAGGCCGCAGAAGAGCAAGCTATTGATGTAACTCCAAATCCTCTAGAGCTTCATGGTGAAGAGGTAGCATTCACGGTAGACTTTCAATTACCTTCTAAAATGCTTAAAGACGGAATCACCTATACAGTAAATCCATACTACGTCTATGGCGACAAAGAAATTGCTTTAGATGCAGTGGATTTTGTGAAAGCTGATTTCCCTAACAGCGATACAGAGCCAGTTAGAACAAGTCAAGAATTCACATTCAATTATGAAGAGGACATGAATGTAAAAGGTGAATTGGTAATGCAAGGAACTGCCACAATCGAAAAGAATGGTAAGTCAGCATCTACTGATAGAAAAACCTATGCGACTGGTATCATTACCACTTCTCAAATGGTTATGCCTTCTTATCATGCTGCTTATGCTGATCATGGTTATAACAACAAAGAAGAATTGGTACCAACAAATGTTAATTTTTACTTCGACCAAGGTAGGTCAGTTTTAAAAACTTCTGAATTAAGAAGCGATAGAGGTAAAAAATTCAATGCATTTATAGCTGATAAAAATGTAACAAAAACTGTTACTATAACAGGTACTCACTCTCCAGAGGGTCCTGAAAGAATTAACAGTAACTTGTCGCAAGATAGAGCTAAGGCAATTGAAAACTACTACAGAAGACAAATGAATCGTTATGACTACAAAGGCATGGCGGAATCTATTGAATTCATTTTGAAGCCAGTTGTTGAAGATTGGTCTGACTTCAAAAAAGCGTTAGCTGCATATGATGGCATAACTGATGCTCAAAAGAGCGAATACACTAAGATTGTAAACGGTTCTGGAAGCTTTGAGGAAAAAGAAGATAGATTGCAAAAGTTATCTACATACAAAAAAGTATTCAAAGATATCTACCCTGATTTAAGAGCTGCTAAAACTGAAGTATTAACAGTTAAAGAGAAAAAGACTGACGCAGAAATCTCTGTTTTATCTAAGCAAGTAGCTGCAGAAACTACTTCAGCTGATACATTATCTTTAGAAGAATTAATGTATGCTGCTAGCATGACTCCATCTTTAGAGGAGAAAGCTACTATTTTAAAAGCTGCGACTAAGAAAAACGATGATAGCCCAGTTGCTCACAACAATTATGGAGCAGTTCATTTAGAGTTAGCTATGGACGCTGAAGGAGATCAGATGACCTCATTAGTAGAACAAGCTATTACTCAATTTGAGATTTCTAATAAAAAATCTGAAAATGCTGAAGCTTATGCAAACTTAGCAACTGCTTATGCTATGCAAGGAAATTACGAAAAAGCATATGATGCAGTATCTAAAGCTGATCAAATGACTTTAAGTAGCGAGAATGAAAGAGGTTTAATGGGTGTTAAAGGCGCGTTAGAAATCATGATGGGTGAGTACAGCGATGCTTCAACTTCTCTCAAAAACACTGATGATTCTGAAGTTAACATGTTTAACAAAGGATTGGCATTAGTATTGCAAGGTAATTATGAGAATGCTGTAAGTACATTACAAGAAGTTGCAGGAAAGACTTCAGGAAAAGGTGTACATGCTCAGGCTCACTATTTAGCTGCTGTAGCTAGTGCAAGATTAGGTAAAGAAGCCGATGTAATCAGTCATTTAGAAAAAGCTGTTGCAGCTGATTCTAGCTTAAAATCGAAAGCATTGTCTGATTTAGAGTTTTCTAACTATTCATCTAACGACAACTTTAGAAATGCATTGAAGTAAAATTCAAATCATTTTATATCAAAGCATCAGCCAGCAGGCTGATGCTTTTTTTTTGCTCAATTGTAAGCATAATTTCGTCAAAAGGATATAATCTTAAGAAAAGTTTATGAACTCTTAGATTTGAGTTGGTAATTGGCAGTTGAATAACTATTTTTACCCTGTAAAATTTACAAGATAGATGAGAGAAATTCAGTTTAGAGAAGCACTTAATGAAGCAATGTCCGAAGAAATGAGACGTGATGAAAACGTTTTCATTATGGGTGAGGAAGTAGCGGAATACAATGGTGCATATAAAGTAACACAAGGGATGTTGGACGAGTTTGGTCCTAAAAGAGTAATTGACACCCCAATTACTGAGCTAGGATTTTCCGGAATAGGTGTTGGAGCAGCAATGAACGGAACTAGACCAATAATAGAATTCATGACCTTCAATTTTTCATTAGTTGCAATAGATCAGATTA
This is a stretch of genomic DNA from Marivirga harenae. It encodes these proteins:
- a CDS encoding aspartate aminotransferase family protein, producing MQPTETNIFLKNIAQTSPFPFLLEIERAEGIYLHSTNGNKYMDLISGVAVSNLGHQHPKVVNAIKEQLEKHMHIMVYGEYVQSSVNKLARILVENLPQHLNSVYFCNSGAESIEGALKLAKRVTGRTELLAFKGAYHGSTHGALSISANEKKKYRFRPLLPDVRFLRLNKFEDLNLISRKTACVVIETIQGDAGVRIPERKFLEALRKKCNETGTLLIMDEIQSGIGRTGKLFAFEHFGVEPDILCTAKALGGGLPLGAFIADKNHMDLFTKQPMLGHINTFGGNPMSCAAAAATLEVILEGNFLNEVERKGEKIENLINHPSIVEIRRKGMMFAFEFETEEIVGRIVENCLENGVICFWFLSCPNSFRIAPPLTINDEEIEKACKVINEAIEKAVKLINNDQS
- a CDS encoding TlpA family protein disulfide reductase, with translation MSKKINWRKEAISWGVMIAIFGTLYITGWHAPVMGKIQSWLLATHLITPSIENIEIESFNFDGELITPNGERISYAQLQNKTIFINYWATWCPPCLGEMPHIEKLYQQLKDNHDIAFLMISKDNDFNKAIKFKEKKEYELPIYQELRSPVQLQSQTLPTTFVIKQGKIVFRKEGMSNFNTEEFRDFLSKN
- a CDS encoding alkane 1-monooxygenase, with protein sequence MSWLRKIGFFSAFIIPTLTIVGFYFGGIANLSALIFVYALIPSIDAAVGRDYNNIPKEAVKSVSNDFYYRFITYCWTYFQLAFLLWAVWVVSTNQLTVFEAITFTIAVSLSTGGIGITVAHELGHKKSKLEKFYSKVLLMSVSYMHFYIEHNKGHHLRVSTHEDPATSRENESFYAFWWRSVSQGYLSAWEIENKRLERKNKPKFSIHNQMIWFTLLPFIFAFSLTLGVSIIIGAFTWIPFAFFFAQSFLAFSLLEAVNYVEHYGLRRKKLDDQRYERVAPHHSWNANHMVSNFFLFQLQRHSDHHFNAIKRYQVLDNYESAPQLPAGYPTMILLAHFPPLWFKVMNPKLQKWNNLKSTTS
- a CDS encoding MFS transporter; the encoded protein is MAHFPQSLLVKSRWAISTIFFCYGLTFASWASRIPTIQEKFSLSEAELGTLLLMLPIGSFISLPVAGFLVAKWNSFLVARLSIILYLLSLVAIAISENIFILGFVLFLFGLMGNMVNIAINTQAVSLEKEYKKNIMASFHGMWSLAGFFGAIVGAFMIGKEILLKYHYILIFSASIIAAIISFKYLIKSDLDESEDKPIFAIPDRSLLLLGIIAFCSMMCEGTMFDWSGVYYKKVVNAPKDILGLAYMFFMISMAGVRFVADYFTTKFGVKRIIFFSGLLNFSGLLILILFPGKIVSLLAFFIVGAGVSSVVPLVFSLAGKSKSMSSSVALAAVSTMGFFGFLLAPPLIGYLADWLNLQASFLFIALMALGVVILSTQLKGNPK
- a CDS encoding PspC domain-containing protein; its protein translation is MKKVQQFIENQAFGVCTRLGEMMDLPTSHIRIFFIYSSFLTFGSPILIYLALAFIRDVRKMLRRGRSKWYY
- a CDS encoding tetratricopeptide repeat protein, which translates into the protein MRQLFYAAVLLGTMTFSGCALNKMMQAAEEQAIDVTPNPLELHGEEVAFTVDFQLPSKMLKDGITYTVNPYYVYGDKEIALDAVDFVKADFPNSDTEPVRTSQEFTFNYEEDMNVKGELVMQGTATIEKNGKSASTDRKTYATGIITTSQMVMPSYHAAYADHGYNNKEELVPTNVNFYFDQGRSVLKTSELRSDRGKKFNAFIADKNVTKTVTITGTHSPEGPERINSNLSQDRAKAIENYYRRQMNRYDYKGMAESIEFILKPVVEDWSDFKKALAAYDGITDAQKSEYTKIVNGSGSFEEKEDRLQKLSTYKKVFKDIYPDLRAAKTEVLTVKEKKTDAEISVLSKQVAAETTSADTLSLEELMYAASMTPSLEEKATILKAATKKNDDSPVAHNNYGAVHLELAMDAEGDQMTSLVEQAITQFEISNKKSENAEAYANLATAYAMQGNYEKAYDAVSKADQMTLSSENERGLMGVKGALEIMMGEYSDASTSLKNTDDSEVNMFNKGLALVLQGNYENAVSTLQEVAGKTSGKGVHAQAHYLAAVASARLGKEADVISHLEKAVAADSSLKSKALSDLEFSNYSSNDNFRNALK